The DNA sequence AAAGATCTCAGACATGTAAACGTCGATGTGGTTACCATTGGGCAATACCTACAGCCCTCAAAAAAGCACTTGCCGGTAAAACAGTTCATACTGCCCGAACAATTCAAGAAATTTGAGGAAATCGGCCTAGAAATGGGCTTCAGGCATGTTGAAAGCGGGGCATTGGTACGTTCATCGTACAAGGCTCACAAGCATATTGACTGATTCTTCTTAAGAACTTCGACAGACCATAAACCAATAACAACAGTTACAATGCCCAAGGTCAATATCGGAATTAACGGTTTTGGAAGAATTGGCAGAACGCTGTTCAGATTGATGCAAAAGCATTCTGAGTATCAAGTGGTAGCCGTCAATGATCTGGGCAATGCGAAAACCCTGGCCCATCTACTGAAATATGACAGTCTACACGGAACGTTCGAAGGCGAAATCTCATATGAGGAAGATAGCATTTTGGTGAAAAGCAGAAAAACCAAAGTGCTGAACCATGAACATCCGAAAGAAATCGATTGGAAATCACTCCAAGTTGATATTGTAATTGAATCATCTGGCAAATTCAAGCAAAGGGAGGAATTGCAACACCACCTACGAAATGGAGCGAAAAAGGTCATTCTCTCGGTTCCACCGATAGATGAAAACATAAAAATGATTGTCATTGGCGTCAATGAACAAACACTCGATGCCCAAGATGATATCATATCGAACGCTTCATGTACCACAAACAACGCAGCTCCGATGATAAAGGTCATCAACGAGCTATGTGGTATTGAACAGGCTTATATCACCACTGTACATTCGTACACTTCAGACCAAAGCCTACACGATAGACCACATCGTGATTTAAGGAGGTCGAGGGCCGCTGCACAGTCAATCATTCCGACCACCACGGGGGCCGCCAAGGCATTGACCAGAATTTTTCCCGAACTTTCAGAGGTAATCGGCGGCTGCGGTATCAGGGTGCCAGTGCCCAATGGGTCGCTGACCGACATTACCTTCAATGTCAAAAAACAGACTTCGATTGAAGAAATAAACAGTACTTTTAAAAGTATTTCCGAAAATGGACTGAAAAATGTGCTTTTCTATACGGAAGACCCTATAGTATCAGTAGATATAAACAATAGTTGCCATTCTTGTACGTTTGATTCTCAGATGACATCCGTAATCGGAAAAATGGTTAAAGTTATAGGATGGTACGATAATGAGACGGGCTATTGTTCAAGAATAATCGATTTAATTGAATTGCTTATCAAGAAAAACTACGTTTGATATTCAAATATCCAAATAGAAAAATAGGCCGCTTGCTTTCAATGGCATTGTTGGCACTGATGTGCCTTACCCACACTTTTGCCCAAAATCATACGATATCCAATCCTGAAATTCAGAAAATCTTTGATGAGGTCATGGCATTTCGGCACCAAAACAATTTGGATCAAGCCTTGAAATCGCTTGATAAGGCTGCGGAGCTTGCCGAGAAGAATGAAGATTTCAAAGCTTTGTTGGATACGTACCACAAATACGCCCTTTTGTATCTTGACCGTGAAGATTCCGAAACCGCCTCGTTTTATTTGGCAAGGGCCAGTATTCTGCTAAAAGATTTGGCATACCCCCATGGTGAAGCCGTTCATAAGTTTATCAATGCGATATTGCTCTACAAATCAGAAAATAATTTTCAGGC is a window from the Muricauda sp. SCSIO 65647 genome containing:
- the gap gene encoding type I glyceraldehyde-3-phosphate dehydrogenase; protein product: MPKVNIGINGFGRIGRTLFRLMQKHSEYQVVAVNDLGNAKTLAHLLKYDSLHGTFEGEISYEEDSILVKSRKTKVLNHEHPKEIDWKSLQVDIVIESSGKFKQREELQHHLRNGAKKVILSVPPIDENIKMIVIGVNEQTLDAQDDIISNASCTTNNAAPMIKVINELCGIEQAYITTVHSYTSDQSLHDRPHRDLRRSRAAAQSIIPTTTGAAKALTRIFPELSEVIGGCGIRVPVPNGSLTDITFNVKKQTSIEEINSTFKSISENGLKNVLFYTEDPIVSVDINNSCHSCTFDSQMTSVIGKMVKVIGWYDNETGYCSRIIDLIELLIKKNYV